Genomic segment of Arachis hypogaea cultivar Tifrunner chromosome 11, arahy.Tifrunner.gnm2.J5K5, whole genome shotgun sequence:
TCTCACGTGACCAGAACCATATGCATACCGTGTTGCTTCTTTAAAATCCGTCCCATCACGCATTGGCTCACCCTTGTTGTCCCTTGTCCTAGCTGAAAAGGTACACCaccagaaaattaaattaaataatcaattgataattagttatttaaataaatatatcaaaCAATACATATAATACCGCTGGTCATGATGGCGGACTTGATAGCTGATGGACTCCATTCAGGGTGGAGTGTCTTGAGAAGACCGGCGATTCCGGCGACGTGAGGGCAGGACATAGATGTTCCAGACATTATGATAAATGGAACCCTGCGCTTATCATAGGGCATTTCTGTGGGGCTAGCTGCTTCCGAATATGCAGCAATGATATTGACTCCGGGGGCCGTGATGTCAGGCTTAAGGATCTCAGGTGTGATTTTGTTAGGCCCTCTGGAAAAGAATGATGCCATGAATGGAGCAGGTTTCACATGGTACTTGGTTTCCGGTGGAGCAATATATCCCATCGGATTCTTGGAAGAATTGAGGTATGCAAAAACTTGCAGGCCATCTTCATAAGTGAGCTGTGATGCTGGAAGGAAATGAGGATCAGCGATGATCTCATTACCACTGGCCTCATCGTTGCAAAGAATCATTCCAACTGCACCAGCCTCCATAGCCACAAAGCTCTTCTCCACTCTTGCCGTCTGGCCTCTACTACAAACCAATATTTTTCCCTTCGCCTTCTCTGGATCAATTGTTCCTATCTTACACAGAATACTGCACCACAACCACAAACACAAGAAAAAGTTTATTATGTCTTCCAGACTTTCGAAAATTGAATTCAAGAAATAGGTTATTGGATTCTTACGCGTCTCCATCAGTTGCATTAGCCAATTTTGCATCTAAACCATTGatgagtgggtaaaatttcttttGTGGCATAGCATTAGAAAGGCTTGCACCCTGAAAGTATATATAAGATTAGAATTGATATGGAATAAAAAATTGAATCTTTTTTCTAAGGTAGTGTTTGTTACCGTAAAGTTCTTTCCATTCTCGAGTTCAACAACAGAATCGAACTCCCTGTCCAAGGTACTTGCAGCTACGGTGAATACCCAAGGCGCAACGTTGGAGATAGATCCTGGTTTTGGTCCCGAATTGCCACCAGAGCACACGACGGTGATTCCCTTTCTGAAAGCATGGAATGCGCCAATGGCCAGACCATCTTCAATGTAGTCAACGGGATCCCCTCCAAGGGAGAGGGAAAGAATGTCCACACCATCATGTATAGCCATGTCGAAAGCCGCCATGATATCAGCATCAAAGCACTGACTGCCGTTAACTGGCGGCCAACAAACCTTGTAAGTAGCCACTCGAGCTTTAGGAGAGCCGCCTTCCGCGGTTCCATTGCCAAAGCCGAAGACGTTAGCGCCGGGGACAAAGTTTCCACCTAATGTTGATAGTGTGTGTGATCCATGACCTTCATAATCTCGCACCGTGTTAAGAGTACCGTTCTTCAGTACACTTGCCCCTACATTTGCAGCATACCCTTTGTTGAAGTACCTTGCTCCTATCAGCTTCCTGTAATCAGGATATGGTTAAATTTCTGTTACTGTTTTACGTGTTTGCATAACTTTTTAAGATTTCTAGTACTGTTCTTTACAGAGAGAATAAAATGAGAGAGTAAATAAACATTAAACAGTATCAATAAAAGGCGAGAAAGAAAGAAGTTAAAATCTCACCTGTTGCAATGAAAGTCAGGACTACCACCCTCACAGGATCCCTTCCATCTTGAAGGAATGGGACCTATGCCCCCATCTCTAAAGCTAGGAGATTCTGGCCATACACCTACACGTAAATTTTAATCAAACTTTCATGAAAAGCATGTACAATAATGAAAGAAATCACAGCGCATAAACTATTGGAAAAAAACACTATTACATGTAACAGTATAGTACTTGCTAGTTAATAGTATAATACTTGCTAGTTAATACGGTTTATTAAATTGGAAAGGAGAAACATGATGGGGTAATGAATGATTTGTATGTCACAAATATTTAAAGGGTCCACGACAATGTGATTTACACGGCTACATAACAAAAGAGATCATACTTTT
This window contains:
- the LOC112722783 gene encoding subtilisin-like protease SBT5.4 translates to MWLQKNSVFLLSALILFSLLQVSTGTAFEPKKFFSFFFIDEKQKSYIVYLGSHEHGEAATDADFDRVTEAHYDFLGSYLGSSEKAQEAMIYSYTRHINGFAAMLRDEEAAEIAKHPKVVSVFLNKGRKLHTTRTWEFMLMEKQSGVISPASVFSKAKFGEDTIIGNFDTGVWPESPSFRDGGIGPIPSRWKGSCEGGSPDFHCNRKLIGARYFNKGYAANVGASVLKNGTLNTVRDYEGHGSHTLSTLGGNFVPGANVFGFGNGTAEGGSPKARVATYKVCWPPVNGSQCFDADIMAAFDMAIHDGVDILSLSLGGDPVDYIEDGLAIGAFHAFRKGITVVCSGGNSGPKPGSISNVAPWVFTVAASTLDREFDSVVELENGKNFTGASLSNAMPQKKFYPLINGLDAKLANATDGDAILCKIGTIDPEKAKGKILVCSRGQTARVEKSFVAMEAGAVGMILCNDEASGNEIIADPHFLPASQLTYEDGLQVFAYLNSSKNPMGYIAPPETKYHVKPAPFMASFFSRGPNKITPEILKPDITAPGVNIIAAYSEAASPTEMPYDKRRVPFIIMSGTSMSCPHVAGIAGLLKTLHPEWSPSAIKSAIMTSARTRDNKGEPMRDGTDFKEATRYAYGSGHVRPNRAMDPGLVYDTTIDDNLNFLCALGYNQNQIMAFSGARHHECPDAMSVLDFNYPTITVPTLYGSVNVTRRVTNVGSPGTYFARLHTPSGLSISVTPKVLKFESVGEEKSFKVAMEVTKPGPSIGYAVLTWSDGKHYVRTPITVGGIKGNKG